CAAACACTGCCCTCACTTGAGAATGATTATTTATAACAGCATGCAAAACACAAAACACCACTTCTCAGAGGCAAATGAAATAAGAGGAAACTAGACGACTCATTTATTTTCTTGGACATCATAAGCATTTGAGGATCTATACTGTGCTGTGCGCTCAGGAGAACAATGACCGTGTCTTATTGCGTTCCAGTCGAGCTTCCCTCTGATAGACAAGCATACAAAAAATCCAatcagatatttatatatatacaagcaGAGAAGTTGGAATGAAAAATCACAAGAACCTCTTTCTTTTTGCATTCCTTGTACACATCAAAATGATCCTGGCATTTACTCTTGTCTGATCCAAACTCTTCAAGACCTAAGAGTTTCATTATGAAATTTGTCCCACGTTATAAGATAATCAAGATCATGAATCTGAAATCTAATCAATGGGACTCCTCAACACACCATTGAATATTCAAATAGATGAGAACTAATTAAAAGAATTCAAGTTGAATAATTGGGAGAAAACGAGTTACAATCCTCCGTGCAGTAACATGATTCAATCGAGAGCGTGACTCACATTTCAGAGATGCAGAGTACTGATGGTAACATGGAGAATCAGATATCCGAGCCGCGCTAGGGTGCGCCGCCGCCGCCCCGCCTTTCGTCGCCATTTCCCCCTTCACTCCCCGTGTCTTTCTCCGTTAAGTGAATTTTATCTTCTCAGTCAAATGGGCCTTTAAATAAAAGGTTTTGCATGGTAGCAGGCCTTTTTAGTCCGGCCCAAACTAAAAGATCAACGTCAACGCAAGCAAGCATTCATTCATTCATGTTTCACTAACTGCAATTTAGGGGACCCGGTTCCTCTTTTACAGCCAGATCTACATCTATCTTATTATTACAAATCATCTTGCAGTTGCGTAACAAGTACATCGGTCTCACGGGCATCATTTTCTTCAGCATCAATAAGAGTTTGGTAAGATTTGTCTTGAAGGTGCCCCGATTGACTCAACAATTCCAAAACCGTCTCTTTACTAATAACATCCGACTCCTCTTCACAGAGCTTGAAGAAGCCTGACAGCACCAGCACCTTAGGCCTCCAATTGCAGGACCCTTGCGCAGAAAAAGCTTCTTTCAGACAAGCCAAAGCCTCAGTGATACTCCTCTTTCTGGTATGACCATCGGCTAGAATCTCCCAAGTACCTGGGCTCGGCTTTCCCCCCATTTCGATCATGTGGTCGAACAACCCTTGAGCCTTGTCTAGTTGGTCGTTTTTAACGTAGACATTCATAAGAAGGTTTGGTATCCTGGGGTCATAAGACGACTTGACTGGAAGCCACTCCTCATATACCTTCTCGGCAGCTTCAATATCACCCATCCTCACCAAGGAGGAGACGAGAGCATGGTATCCCAAATTGGGAATGCTGGGTACAACAGATTTGTAGACATTCCACACCCGGAACAGCTCTTTCTTGTTACCAACGCTGCCGTACAAACTCAAGAGGTAGTGATATGGGATACGATTACGACCAGTAATCCTGGCCTCAACCTTCCTGAGTGCATCTTGAGCTTTCTCGGTTTCGCCCATCTTAATGTACATGGTGGCCATTGTGCTAAAAGTGGTCCAGTTGGGATTGATGGAAACATCTGATTTCATCTGCTGATACACTTGCTCCATTTGCTCAACAGAGGCGCAGGAGGAGAGCCAGATGTTGTAGGAGTAGATGTCGAGACGAATATCTTTCTGCTTCATCTCGAAGACCATAGCATCTACTTTGTCGTACTCCCTTAGGTTCATGTAGAGAGTCATCATAACGTTGAAGGGAAGCGGGTGAAGGGCGTATCCTTTCTGCCTCATAATGTCGATCAAGGCTTCAGCTTTTTCTCTCGACTTGGCCCTCACATAAGCATTGAGGAGGGAGCCATAGACTCTGCGGTCCTTAAAGTTGTCAGGGAGA
This region of Brassica napus cultivar Da-Ae chromosome C5, Da-Ae, whole genome shotgun sequence genomic DNA includes:
- the LOC106400824 gene encoding pentatricopeptide repeat-containing protein At1g02150, whose translation is MLLQAVQNRNVPLASSASYSRLPRSRSPVVSVAPLKMRTAIIVCSISQVYGYGTVDYERRPIIQWNAIYKKISLMEKPELGAASVLNQWEKGGRKLTKWELCRVVKELRKYKRPNQALEVYDWMNKRGERFRLSASDAAIQLDLIGKVRGISDAEEFFLSLPDNFKDRRVYGSLLNAYVRAKSREKAEALIDIMRQKGYALHPLPFNVMMTLYMNLREYDKVDAMVFEMKQKDIRLDIYSYNIWLSSCASVEQMEQVYQQMKSDVSINPNWTTFSTMATMYIKMGETEKAQDALRKVEARITGRNRIPYHYLLSLYGSVGNKKELFRVWNVYKSVVPSIPNLGYHALVSSLVRMGDIEAAEKVYEEWLPVKSSYDPRIPNLLMNVYVKNDQLDKAQGLFDHMIEMGGKPSPGTWEILADGHTRKRSITEALACLKEAFSAQGSCNWRPKVLVLSGFFKLCEEESDVISKETVLELLSQSGHLQDKSYQTLIDAEENDARETDVLVTQLQDDL
- the LOC106400826 gene encoding cytochrome c oxidase-assembly factor COX23, mitochondrial; this encodes MATKGGAAAAHPSAARISDSPCYHQYSASLKCLEEFGSDKSKCQDHFDVYKECKKKEREARLERNKTRSLFS